Within the candidate division WOR-3 bacterium genome, the region GATTCCCTAGGGAATTTATTAAAAGAAGTCTCTCCTGGAGGAATTATTGGTATCAAGGAATCACCACAAAAAGCAATGGCTGAATGGAATAAAGATTTTTTAGATATTCTTTCTTTCTTTTCTATTCCGATTGATACCTTTCTACCTGAACCGAATAAAATTAAATCTTTAAAATTAGAAATTCAAGGAATTGATTCTTTTGAATATTTAGATTTAGATCTTCCTAATCAAAAGATAATCAGTAAAAAACCATTAATAATTAAAATTACAAAACCAAAATTAGAAGAAATTAAACAGTTAAAAATCTCCGAAAAAGAAAAAATTTATCTTGAACCCACACCGATAATTCAATCTACCCATCCTCTTATCAAAAAGAAAGCAATAGAGATTACTCAAAATCTTTCTGAACCAAAAGCCCAAGCAGAAAGAATTCTATTTTGGGTTTTCCACAACCTTAAAAAGAAAGCAACTACATCTTATCCTTCGGCAATTGAAATTTTAAAAAATTTAGAAGGGGACTGTAACGAGCATGCTACTTTATATGCTGCCCTTTGTCGAAGCCTAGGAATTCCCACGAGAGTAGTAGTGGGATTAGTTTACGCTGGTAATGGTTTTTATTATCATGCGTGGAATCAAGTTTTTCTTAATGAATGGATTTCTTGCGATCCCACCTTCGGCGAATTTCCTGCCTCTTCGGCTCACTTAATTTTAAAAGTGGGCGATGTGGAAGAACAAGTAAAAGTCCTAAATATTGTTGGTAATATTAAAGTAAAAATTTTATCTTTTGAGTATGAATAAATGCCTGTTAGGAATAATTTCTGATACCCACGATCACATAGAAAAAGTAAAAAGAGCGATAGAAATATTTAACCAACATAACTTAATCGGTGTAATTCATTGTGGCGATTTTGTTGCACCTTTCACTTTAAAAGAATTTGGCAATCTTCAGGCTAAATTTTATGCTGTTTTTGGAAATTGTGATGGAGAAAAAGATGGCTTATTAAAAGTAGCAAAAGAAAATAACTTTTTGCTTACCGAAGCACCTTTAGAATTATTTTTAAATGGCAAAAAGTTCCTTGTTTTTCACAAATTAAAGAAAGAAGATGTAAAAAATACTGATTATGTGATCTACGGACACACCCATCGATACGAAATTAAAAAAGAAGATGACATACTTTATGTGAATCCCGGTGAAGCCTGTGGTCTCTTAACTGGCAAAGCAACAATCGCTATACTTGATACTAAAGAAAATAAAATTGATATCTTAGAAATTTAGAATTTAGATTGTCAATCTTTTGATGAGAATTGTTGCATAGGAACCAGCTGGTAATATAAAATTTAAAATAATTTTATATTTTCCCTTATATAACTCATCAGGCAATAAATCACTGGTCTTCATTTGGGTAGGTAAAATTATTGCTTTTCTTAAATAAGGCTTGAAATAGAGGCCACGGATGCTCAATTTTATTTTAAGGTCTTTTAAAGAAAACCCATCTTTTTTTAGAACTTCTTCCATAATATTAATAATTTCGTTTTTTTCTTTTATTTTGGGAGAAGGTGCTGGAATAAAGAGATTTAATAATTTTTCTTTAAAGGAAGCTGGTAAAGTTTTATAAAAATATAATTCACCAAAACTGTATCTTACAGGAAAAATCGAAATAGACAGATTTTTTAGATACAAATTTAAGGTTTCGTTCCAAATATAAGCCTGATAAGCATTAACAAAAATTTTCAGAAGTTCTAAAGGAATTTTTTTAATAGCTCCTTTATAGTCTGTTGGATTATTTATTAGATAATTTATAACTGGCAAATACTCCCGAATTGCCAAATTTTTTGCTTCCTCCCATTTTCCCCAATTTTCTCTCAAAAATTTTTTTAATTTTTTAATTTTACTTTCGTCAAAAGAAGAAGGAGTAGCAAGAAAAAGTTTCAAAGCCTTTTCATAATTCTTTTTTATTAAATAACAAGCAATAAATCCTTGTTTGTGCCGTGCACTCCCCATTCTCTGTTCGTCATAAAAATTTGGTAAACCATTAATCCTTGCTTCCCAAAAATTATCAATCATTCTTTCTCCTTCTTCTTTTTTTAAATCTCTGATAGTAATTTGAAAATAATTTCCTAATAAATCCTCTTTTTTTAGGGGTCTATCTAAAAAACCTAAGAGAGTTAAAGAAAAATTTTTTTCTTTTATCGTTTCTTTCTCTACTGTGTTAGAAGCTAAATATTGAAAAGCATAAGAATACCGGTCTTTTAACCCTAAACGATAGATTTTATCAAATTTATATTTCTTTTGTAAAATATAGATAACATCTAGCGTATTAAAATTTTTCTTTTCTAATAAATAAACTGCATATTCTCCTTTTTCTTGTAAAGATAAATTTACAATTTCTTTAACAAAAAAATCTTCTGGTTTTACTTTTACTTTTATAGGTTTACCAAAAAAGGAAATTTTTGTTGAAATTCTTCTTTCCGATAATCAGGTAAAATCTTGGGTGACTTCCTCTTCTCATCTACACCGTTTTCTTTCAATTCTTTATGATAGGTAATTAAATGGTTCAAAGTTAATTTCTTAATTGGTGGTAATTCTTTAAAAATTTCACCAGCCCTTTTACCTGCTCTTTTACCAAATACTAATATATCTAATAAGGAATTCCCCATTAAACGGTTTCTGCCGTGAACTCCACCACTTACTTCCCCACAAACTAATAACCCCAAAACATTTGTCTCACAATTTTCATCAATTAAAATCCCACCATTCTGATAGTGTTGCGTTGGGTAAGTTAACACCGGCTCTTTCCTCATATCAATCCCAAAACGTAAAAATTGACGAAACATTGCAGGCAATTCTTTTTCAATTGTGCCTTCGCCTTGAAGGATTTCAATTAAAGGAGTATCAAGCCACACACCATAATAACCGCCAGGTGTTTTTATACCTTTTCCTCGCAAACATTCTCTAATTATTGCCGAAGAGACTACATCTCTAGTTTCTAATGAATAAATAAACTGTTCACCATCACAATTTACTAACTGGGCACCTAAACTTCGTACCTTTTCAGTAATCAATTGTCCTAACATTTGCTCAGGAAAAGCCACACCCGTGGGATGATACTGGATCGTATCAAGATAGATAAATTTGGCACCAGCTCGATAGGCTAATACCAAGCCATCAGCAGTTGCTCCATAATGATTAGAGGTAGGAAATCCTTGGACATGTAATCTACCGGCACCACCAGTTGCCAAAATTGTTACTTTACTTTTAACAATGATTAATTTGCCATTTTCCAAATTTAACAAAACAGCGCCACAGCATTTTCCATCTTCATCAGTTAATAGTTCAATCGCACAAGTAAATTCTAAGAAATTAATTTTTTTATTTAAAAATTCGTCTCTAATTACCCGCATTATCTCCATTCCGGTATAATCTTTACAAGTATGCATTCTCTTTCGAGAAGTACCACCACCGTGAATAGTAATCATACTACCATCTTCTTTTTTATCAAACATTACTCCTAAATCTTCTAACCATTTGATAATTTTGGGACCATCGGTAACTAAAGTGTAAACCAACTTAGGAATATTTTTATATCCTCCGCCACCAATCACATCTAAATAATGAATAGCCGGGGAATCATTCTCCTTATCGGCTGCTTGGATACCTCCCTGCGCCATTGTAGTATTAGCATCACCAATTCTTAATTTAGTAACTAAAAGGATATTTTTTGTGTATTCATAGGCAGATAACGCTGCTGCCACACCCGCTCCTCCGCCACCAATAATTAAAATATCCACATCATAATCAATATTTTCTAATTTAAAATTTTCTGGATTTAAATAAGAATAACTTTCTAAAATATCAGCAATTTCATTAACAACCAAATCTCCTTTATTTACTCCCACTTTAATCTCTCGGACTGTTCCCGGTTTATAATCAGGATGATAGTTTTTTAAAAGTTCTTGCTTTTCTTCTGCTTTTAATTTAGGGAAAATCTCCTTTCTTCTTCTCTCCCGAGTACTTTCTACTTTTTTTATTGACTCTTTCATATAATCAAAATACATTGAATACCTCCTTAATTATATTAAGGCTCAATCTCTCTTTTCTCATATAGTTCTTTCAACTTTTCGACAGGCATCTTCATCAATTCTTGTAAATCCTTCTCAAATTTCCCATCCTCAATTTCCTTTATTCTTTTTTCTAAATCTTTTGCTTTTCTTTGAATTAATCGACCATAAATCCTTCTTCCTAAAAGGCCCACGTAATATTGCACAATTTCCGCTGGACAACGAGAGGCACATAAACCACACATAATACAATCAAAAGATAATTCAGCAACTTTTTTAACATCTCCCCTTATTGCTGCATTCACGTATTCCATAACTTTTAAATCTTGCGGACAGACTCGATTACAACTACCACAGGAAATACATCTTAAAATTTCAGGATAGTATTTTATAAAGATTTGAGTATCATAATCCAATTCTTCGAGATTATAAAGTGCTTTGTTAGCAGGATAGAAAGGAATTTGAGCTAAATACATTCCGTCTTCCACAGTGGTCTGACAAGCTAAACCAACTTTTAAACGAAAAGAATCTTTCTTACGATAGACAGTCGAACAAGCGCCACAAAAACCACCGCGACATCCTGCACCACGAATCAAAAGAAATCCGCAGTATTCTAATGCTCGCATAATTGTTAAACCTTCGGGTACCAAATACTCTTTTCCCATTATATAAATTTTTACTTCTTTCATATTTTTAACTTTATTTATGCTTTAGCATACTTTTTAACACCCATTTCATACAAGTCATTACCATAAATATCATTAATCACAATTACCGGAAAATCTTCCACTACTAATTCGGAAATTGCCTCCGGACCTAAATCTTCATAAGCAATTATTTTGGCACTCTTTATTTTCTTCATCGTTAAAGCCGCGACACCTCCAATCGCACCAAAATAAACTCCTTTATACTGCATCATTGCTTTTTTTACTGCTTCGCTCCTATTGCCTTTTCCTATCATTCCTTTTAAACCATTGGCCAATAAAATTGGTGTATAAGGATCCATCCTTCCGGAGGTGGTTGGACCTGCTGGACCAATAGGATAGCCTGGTTTTGCCGGCGCAGGACCTACATAATAAATTATTGCTCCTTTTAATTCAAAAGGTAACTTTTCTTTTTTTTCGATCGCTTCTACCAATCTCTTATGGGCTAAATCTCTTGCGGAATAGATAACTCCGTTTATTAAAACCTGATCCCCTGCCTTCAAATTTTCCACTATTTCATCGGTTAGCGGAGTTACAATTCTTTTTACTTCCATCATTTCCTCCTACTTAAAATTAAATTATAATAATTTATAAAATAAATTTCAATGAAAATAAAATGTTTATATTAGAAGATACTTTTAAAATTGAAAACAATCTAACTATTAAACATGATAGTATATTATTATATTATCATTTCTAAATATGTAAACACTTTTTTAACAACAGCTCCTTTATTAAATAGTTAAAAAATGGTAACCTTTTTGCCTTCTTTTACGTATATATTATATACGGGAAAAATTAACTATTTATCCTCTGGTGAATACCACAAAATAAATAAAATTAAAGATAATAAGATTAAAATGGCAACAATTATTGAAAGTTCAGTTAAGATAGTTTTATTGAAAATAACTCTAAGATGGAGGTAGTTAGTGAAAGAAAGGCGCCTCCAGTCCAATAATTAATTAAATTTCTCACTTACCTATTTTTAGGCTTCATTCTTATTGAACAAAGGGATTTTATCCCTTTTTAAATAGGGAGCAGTATAGAATACTATATAGGTTTTTATTTAAGAAAAATTATTAAAAATAATTTATAATTACTAATCTTATATTTTAACAATTTCTATCAAAATAATTTGAAAAATAGTAGTAAATATAATTTTACGAAACTATCATAATTTTCTGTTAATTACCATAGCAATTGATTCTTTTATGATTACCTTTTCATAAATAGCATAATTTTTGCGATATTAGAATTATTAAGTCTTCTTTATAATTTAATTTTGCTTTTAACAGACAATTACTTATTTAACAACGATGTTTTGGTTGGCCAGAAATTAAATGCCGGCCAGATAGGAACTTCTTACTTTGATTCCGCTAATAATTTTCTTTATCCCAATCTTCTTACCCCATTCAACAAATTTTTTAAAATCTTCTTCTCTATAATATTTTTTCACCGGATAGTTACTTCTTGAAGGCATCAAATATTGACCAATAGTAACTATATCCACATCGGCTTTTTTTAGATCAAGCAGAGTTTCATAAATTTCTTCTTCTTCTTCCCCTAAACCGACCATAAAACCACTTTTAGTAATAATTCTATTATCTAATTCTTTCGCCTTTTTTAAAATCCATAAAGAACGAAAGTAATCAGCTTTTTTATCCCTAATAATTTTTGTTAATCTCTTGGTAGTTTCAATGTTATGTGCCAAAACGTTAGGTCTTCTTAAAACCACTTTTTTAAGTGCCTCTAATTCACCCATAAAATCAGGTATCAATACTTCGATTAAAGTATTCGATGATATTTTTCTTATCTCTTCAATTGTTTTAACAAAAATTTCGGCGCCGTAATCTTCTAAATCGTCACGAGTAACAGAAGTTATTACGCAATAATTAAGAGAAAGCTCTTTAACTGCTAAAGCAACTCTTTTTGGTTCATCTTCCGAAACCCTTTCGGGAACTCCTTTGGGCACACCACAAAAAACACACCTCCTTGTACAAATATTTCCCAAAATCAGAAAAGTTAAAGATCTTTTACTAAAACATTCTCCTAAATTTGGACACTTGGCATTTTCACAAACAGTGTGTAAATTATATTTTTTTAAAATACTCTTCAAAAAAACGTAATCCTCTCCTCCTGGTAAAGAAGATAACTTAGCAAAATAGGATTCCATAAAAAAATTATAAAACTTTTAAGAAAAAAATCAAATTAAGAGAAATTCTTAATTCTTGACATTTTATAAATTTTAATTATCTTTTATATAAGGATGCTTTTCTTATTTTTTTCTAAACCAAAAATTAAAATTACGGTAAATAAACTTTATTATTTTTCTCCCAAAACTGATTACCGACATCAGATTATTGTAGAAATTCCTGATTACCAAAGTTCTTATCAGGCATTGGTGGGAGTATATAATGGCGGTAAAAAAAGATTTATTCTCAAAGATATTATTCTTAAAATAGAAAATTTAACTCTTCGTTGTGCTAATCATAAAATTTTAGAAATCAAACCAGACGAATATAAACAATTCTTATGGATTTTTCCTTCTCCGGCTTCTTTAAGTAAACAAAAAGGAAAATATATTTTGATTTTAATGGATGAAAAAAACCGTTTCTTTGCGGTATCTGGCCGGTTTCCCAAATTTGATATTTCTTATTAGTTTACTATAATTACTTATGCTAAAAAATGTCGTCAAATTTATTTATCAAAAAATTAATGAAATAAAAAATATTGTTGGTGATAAAAAAATAATTTGCGCTGTTTCTGGCGGTGTCGATTCGATGACCACGGCTGTCCTTGTACACAAAGCAGTTGGTGACAACTTAATTGCTGTCTTCATTAATGATGGTTTAATGAGAAAAGATGAAGACAAATTTGTTTGTGAAGAATTAAGGAAATTCGGTATTAAAGTAAAAATATATCATCGAGTTGAAAATTTTTTTAAAGCCTTAAAGGGGTTAACAGATCCCGAAGAAAAAAGAATTGCCTTTCGAGAAACTTTTTATAAAATTTTTCAAGAAATAATAAATGAAGAAAAGGCAGAGTTTTTAGCGCAAGGAACTATCAAGGCAGATATTATTGAAACGGAAGCAAAAATAAAAACTCAGCATAACGTCTTATCCCAAATTGGAATAAATCCACAAAAATATGGTTTAAAAATAATTGAACCATTAAAAGATTTATTAAAACCAGAAGTAAGAAGAGTAGCAAAGCGATTAGGATTATCAAAAGAAGTTTACCAAAGAAAACCTTTTCCGGGACCGGGATTGCTTTGTCGCGTACTTGGTGAAGTAACTGAAGAAAGAGTAGAAATTGTTAGAAAAGCAACCGAAATTGTTGAAAGATTAACAGAAAGAGTTAAAAGTTTTCAAACCTTTCCAGTGTTATTAAGTGACAAAGCCACTG harbors:
- a CDS encoding transglutaminase-like domain-containing protein, yielding MIRKKEILFIYILLFCCQKKGVFLKNTENWLSYYLNETKIGYSLLKINRGDTLIKFYNRIKLKLKVGNQLKEVIANTSFITNFKLNLKIIESEQISGKNILKINGKVKKDTLYYLMQTGSEVIKHYLTLPPNTYPISVLPYLIITQNLKNWKGNILDFTLFSILPAEIKFQRKDTVIINDTIYSSFVYEIEMANVKSFYYLDSLGNLLKEVSPGGIIGIKESPQKAMAEWNKDFLDILSFFSIPIDTFLPEPNKIKSLKLEIQGIDSFEYLDLDLPNQKIISKKPLIIKITKPKLEEIKQLKISEKEKIYLEPTPIIQSTHPLIKKKAIEITQNLSEPKAQAERILFWVFHNLKKKATTSYPSAIEILKNLEGDCNEHATLYAALCRSLGIPTRVVVGLVYAGNGFYYHAWNQVFLNEWISCDPTFGEFPASSAHLILKVGDVEEQVKVLNIVGNIKVKILSFEYE
- a CDS encoding metallophosphoesterase, whose amino-acid sequence is MNKCLLGIISDTHDHIEKVKRAIEIFNQHNLIGVIHCGDFVAPFTLKEFGNLQAKFYAVFGNCDGEKDGLLKVAKENNFLLTEAPLELFLNGKKFLVFHKLKKEDVKNTDYVIYGHTHRYEIKKEDDILYVNPGEACGLLTGKATIAILDTKENKIDILEI
- the truD gene encoding tRNA pseudouridine(13) synthase TruD — its product is MSTKISFFGKPIKVKVKPEDFFVKEIVNLSLQEKGEYAVYLLEKKNFNTLDVIYILQKKYKFDKIYRLGLKDRYSYAFQYLASNTVEKETIKEKNFSLTLLGFLDRPLKKEDLLGNYFQITIRDLKKEEGERMIDNFWEARINGLPNFYDEQRMGSARHKQGFIACYLIKKNYEKALKLFLATPSSFDESKIKKLKKFLRENWGKWEEAKNLAIREYLPVINYLINNPTDYKGAIKKIPLELLKIFVNAYQAYIWNETLNLYLKNLSISIFPVRYSFGELYFYKTLPASFKEKLLNLFIPAPSPKIKEKNEIINIMEEVLKKDGFSLKDLKIKLSIRGLYFKPYLRKAIILPTQMKTSDLLPDELYKGKYKIILNFILPAGSYATILIKRLTI
- a CDS encoding FAD-dependent oxidoreductase — protein: MYFDYMKESIKKVESTRERRRKEIFPKLKAEEKQELLKNYHPDYKPGTVREIKVGVNKGDLVVNEIADILESYSYLNPENFKLENIDYDVDILIIGGGGAGVAAALSAYEYTKNILLVTKLRIGDANTTMAQGGIQAADKENDSPAIHYLDVIGGGGYKNIPKLVYTLVTDGPKIIKWLEDLGVMFDKKEDGSMITIHGGGTSRKRMHTCKDYTGMEIMRVIRDEFLNKKINFLEFTCAIELLTDEDGKCCGAVLLNLENGKLIIVKSKVTILATGGAGRLHVQGFPTSNHYGATADGLVLAYRAGAKFIYLDTIQYHPTGVAFPEQMLGQLITEKVRSLGAQLVNCDGEQFIYSLETRDVVSSAIIRECLRGKGIKTPGGYYGVWLDTPLIEILQGEGTIEKELPAMFRQFLRFGIDMRKEPVLTYPTQHYQNGGILIDENCETNVLGLLVCGEVSGGVHGRNRLMGNSLLDILVFGKRAGKRAGEIFKELPPIKKLTLNHLITYHKELKENGVDEKRKSPKILPDYRKEEFQQKFPFLVNL
- a CDS encoding 4Fe-4S dicluster domain-containing protein, with product MKEVKIYIMGKEYLVPEGLTIMRALEYCGFLLIRGAGCRGGFCGACSTVYRKKDSFRLKVGLACQTTVEDGMYLAQIPFYPANKALYNLEELDYDTQIFIKYYPEILRCISCGSCNRVCPQDLKVMEYVNAAIRGDVKKVAELSFDCIMCGLCASRCPAEIVQYYVGLLGRRIYGRLIQRKAKDLEKRIKEIEDGKFEKDLQELMKMPVEKLKELYEKREIEP
- a CDS encoding Fe-S-containing hydro-lyase, with the protein product MEVKRIVTPLTDEIVENLKAGDQVLINGVIYSARDLAHKRLVEAIEKKEKLPFELKGAIIYYVGPAPAKPGYPIGPAGPTTSGRMDPYTPILLANGLKGMIGKGNRSEAVKKAMMQYKGVYFGAIGGVAALTMKKIKSAKIIAYEDLGPEAISELVVEDFPVIVINDIYGNDLYEMGVKKYAKA
- a CDS encoding lipoyl synthase, which gives rise to MESYFAKLSSLPGGEDYVFLKSILKKYNLHTVCENAKCPNLGECFSKRSLTFLILGNICTRRCVFCGVPKGVPERVSEDEPKRVALAVKELSLNYCVITSVTRDDLEDYGAEIFVKTIEEIRKISSNTLIEVLIPDFMGELEALKKVVLRRPNVLAHNIETTKRLTKIIRDKKADYFRSLWILKKAKELDNRIITKSGFMVGLGEEEEEIYETLLDLKKADVDIVTIGQYLMPSRSNYPVKKYYREEDFKKFVEWGKKIGIKKIISGIKVRSSYLAGI
- a CDS encoding ATP-binding protein — encoded protein: MLKNVVKFIYQKINEIKNIVGDKKIICAVSGGVDSMTTAVLVHKAVGDNLIAVFINDGLMRKDEDKFVCEELRKFGIKVKIYHRVENFFKALKGLTDPEEKRIAFRETFYKIFQEIINEEKAEFLAQGTIKADIIETEAKIKTQHNVLSQIGINPQKYGLKIIEPLKDLLKPEVRRVAKRLGLSKEVYQRKPFPGPGLLCRVLGEVTEERVEIVRKATEIVERLTERVKSFQTFPVLLSDKATGIKDYQRVLGDIIVIRSVESKDALSAKAKRLPYKLLLKIRDELIKEIPSCVKVLYDITDKPPSTIEYI